The following coding sequences are from one Niveibacterium umoris window:
- the greA gene encoding transcription elongation factor GreA, with amino-acid sequence MNKVPLTLNGAEKLRAELQRLKTVDRPAVIEAIAEARSHGDLSENAEYDAAKERQGFIEGRIKEVEAKLSSAQIIDPKLLDADGRCVFGATVELEDLSTGDTVTYQIVGEDEADLRVGKISVASPISRALIGKYAGDIAAVQAPGGVREYEVLDVKYI; translated from the coding sequence ATGAACAAGGTTCCACTGACCCTCAACGGCGCCGAGAAACTGCGCGCTGAATTGCAGCGGCTCAAGACTGTCGATCGTCCGGCGGTCATCGAGGCGATCGCCGAGGCGCGTTCGCACGGCGATCTGTCCGAAAACGCCGAATACGATGCCGCGAAGGAGCGGCAGGGCTTCATCGAAGGGCGCATCAAGGAGGTCGAGGCCAAGCTCTCGTCCGCACAGATCATCGATCCGAAGTTGCTGGATGCCGATGGTCGTTGCGTGTTCGGTGCCACGGTTGAACTCGAAGACCTGAGCACCGGCGATACGGTGACCTACCAGATCGTGGGCGAGGACGAAGCCGATCTGCGTGTTGGCAAGATTTCGGTGGCCTCGCCAATCTCGCGTGCGCTGATCGGCAAGTACGCCGGCGACATCGCAGCGGTTCAGGCGCCTGGCGGCGTGCGCGAATACGAAGTGCTGGACGTCAAGTACATCTGA
- the glmM gene encoding phosphoglucosamine mutase: MSRKYFGTDGVRGRVGDAPITPEFVMRLGYAAGRTLCAEQHGTRGHERPTVLIGKDTRVSGYMLEAALEAGFAAAGVDVVLAGPIPTPGVAYLTRALRLDAGVVISASHNPYFDNGIKFFSARGAKLPDAVEAAIEARIDEPIGCADSAAIGRARRIDDAAGRYIEFCKSTFPTDLDLRGLKIAVDCAHGAAYHIAPRVFHELGAEVVAIGKEPNGLNINDQVGATVPESIRTFTLAQGADIGISLDGDGDRLVMVDRHGAIYDGDMLIYVIARMQNEQSRLPGVVGTLMSNLGFQRAIEALGVPFIRAKVGDRYVLERLEERGWKLGGENSGHILCLDRHTTGDGIVSALQVLAALRIRNETLAQACQDLSFYPQKLINVRIKEGFDWQSDRAISEAVASAESELADKGRVLLRASGTEPLLRVMVEGQDEAKVGNIAQRLATVVRSALE, translated from the coding sequence ATGAGTCGAAAGTATTTTGGTACAGATGGTGTTCGGGGTCGGGTTGGTGATGCGCCGATCACTCCCGAATTCGTCATGCGACTTGGATACGCGGCGGGGCGTACCTTGTGCGCAGAGCAACATGGAACGCGTGGACATGAACGTCCAACTGTATTGATCGGAAAAGACACTCGCGTGTCTGGTTACATGCTTGAAGCGGCACTTGAGGCGGGCTTTGCCGCTGCTGGTGTCGATGTTGTGCTGGCGGGGCCGATTCCTACGCCAGGTGTGGCTTACTTGACGCGAGCGCTCCGTCTTGATGCTGGGGTCGTCATCTCGGCTTCCCACAATCCCTACTTTGATAACGGAATCAAGTTCTTTTCGGCTCGCGGTGCAAAGCTTCCCGACGCGGTCGAGGCGGCCATAGAGGCGCGCATTGATGAGCCAATCGGATGCGCAGATTCGGCGGCAATTGGTCGTGCGAGGCGAATTGATGACGCCGCGGGGCGCTACATTGAGTTCTGCAAGAGCACATTTCCGACGGATCTGGATCTGCGCGGACTGAAGATCGCTGTCGATTGTGCTCATGGCGCTGCATACCACATTGCGCCTCGCGTGTTTCATGAGCTTGGCGCGGAGGTTGTTGCAATAGGGAAGGAACCCAATGGCCTGAATATCAATGACCAGGTCGGCGCAACCGTTCCGGAGTCGATTCGGACATTCACGCTTGCACAGGGCGCCGATATCGGGATTTCCCTTGATGGCGACGGTGATCGTCTCGTAATGGTTGATCGTCATGGCGCGATCTACGACGGCGATATGCTGATTTACGTCATCGCCCGCATGCAGAATGAACAAAGCCGGCTTCCGGGTGTGGTGGGAACGCTTATGAGCAATCTCGGCTTTCAGAGAGCCATTGAGGCGCTCGGGGTTCCATTCATTCGCGCCAAGGTGGGTGACCGCTATGTGCTCGAGCGTTTGGAAGAGCGGGGCTGGAAGCTTGGGGGCGAAAACTCAGGCCACATACTCTGCCTCGACCGGCACACGACGGGCGATGGAATTGTCTCGGCATTGCAGGTATTGGCGGCTCTCCGTATTCGAAACGAAACGCTTGCCCAAGCGTGCCAGGATCTCTCCTTCTATCCTCAAAAGCTTATAAACGTGAGAATCAAAGAAGGTTTTGACTGGCAGTCCGATCGTGCAATCTCAGAAGCTGTCGCTTCGGCGGAAAGTGAGTTGGCGGACAAAGGACGCGTATTGCTGCGGGCTTCTGGGACCGAACCACTCTTGCGCGTCATGGTGGAGGGCCAAGACGAAGCAAAAGTCGGGAACATCGCGCAACGTTTGGCGACGGTGGTCCGCTCTGCCCTTGAGTGA
- a CDS encoding YhbY family RNA-binding protein, giving the protein MKTLTSTERRELRARAHALDPVVSIAEKGLAPSVLKEIDRSLTAHELIKIRVFGDDREARHAYMTTICDELGCAPVQIIGKLLVVFRPAPEADAKPEPKLPARPRTASPRSSAKSAGSRAGSAPRPATKLRGSALTGGTARPRTTAVRSGTPRKPKSR; this is encoded by the coding sequence ATGAAAACACTCACTTCAACCGAGCGTCGCGAACTACGCGCACGCGCACACGCCCTTGATCCGGTCGTCAGTATTGCTGAGAAAGGGCTCGCGCCGTCGGTTCTGAAAGAAATCGACCGCTCGCTGACCGCGCACGAACTGATCAAGATCCGCGTCTTCGGCGACGACCGCGAGGCGCGTCACGCCTACATGACGACGATCTGCGACGAACTGGGGTGCGCACCGGTGCAGATCATCGGGAAGCTACTGGTGGTCTTTCGTCCGGCTCCGGAAGCCGACGCCAAGCCAGAACCCAAGCTACCTGCCCGTCCAAGAACGGCGAGCCCACGTTCCAGCGCGAAAAGCGCCGGTTCGCGCGCCGGCAGTGCCCCACGCCCGGCCACCAAACTAAGGGGAAGCGCCCTCACCGGCGGAACCGCACGTCCGCGCACAACGGCGGTGCGTTCGGGCACCCCCCGCAAACCCAAGAGCCGCTGA
- the folP gene encoding dihydropteroate synthase, with protein MPQHLKIGRFDLPVARPLVMAIINVTPDSFSGDGFGNRIDAAVNSAQMAIAAGADIIDVGGESSRPGAASVSLDEEMRRVVPVVEAIARLGVPVSVDTTKPEVMAASIAVGASLINDINALQAPGAMEAVAASDCAVCLMHKKGEPGDMQNAPRYDDAVDEVWSFLHARKLAALDAGIESECILIDPGFGFGKTLAHNLALFGALERFGELAPVLVGVSRKSMLGEITELPVDQRVVPSVVAAVAAASRGATILRVHDVAQTVAGLKVWQKLGGSINARSGC; from the coding sequence ATGCCACAGCACTTGAAAATCGGCAGATTCGATCTGCCTGTTGCCCGTCCGCTCGTGATGGCCATCATCAACGTCACCCCCGACTCGTTTTCGGGGGATGGGTTCGGCAATCGAATCGATGCTGCCGTCAATAGTGCGCAAATGGCCATCGCGGCAGGGGCGGACATCATCGACGTGGGTGGTGAATCGTCCCGGCCCGGTGCAGCAAGCGTTTCGCTAGACGAGGAAATGCGTCGGGTGGTGCCGGTCGTGGAGGCCATCGCCCGCCTTGGCGTCCCGGTTTCGGTCGATACGACAAAACCTGAAGTCATGGCAGCTTCAATTGCCGTCGGCGCCTCGCTCATTAACGACATCAACGCATTGCAAGCGCCGGGCGCCATGGAGGCCGTCGCAGCGAGCGACTGTGCCGTGTGCCTGATGCACAAGAAGGGTGAGCCGGGTGACATGCAAAATGCGCCGCGCTATGACGATGCTGTAGACGAAGTCTGGTCATTTCTTCACGCGCGAAAGCTGGCCGCACTCGATGCAGGTATCGAGTCTGAATGCATCCTGATCGACCCCGGTTTTGGATTTGGCAAGACTCTGGCGCACAATCTTGCGCTATTTGGTGCGCTGGAGCGCTTTGGCGAACTTGCACCTGTGCTGGTTGGGGTCTCGAGGAAATCAATGCTTGGCGAGATTACCGAGCTCCCCGTCGATCAGCGAGTTGTTCCGAGTGTCGTTGCTGCAGTCGCGGCCGCATCGCGTGGTGCCACCATCCTCCGTGTTCACGATGTTGCGCAGACTGTCGCGGGGCTAAAAGTCTGGCAGAAACTCGGCGGATCCATCAACGCACGCAGCGGCTGCTGA
- a CDS encoding DUF4149 domain-containing protein, with translation MRQIGRPVFALALTLWVGALWTIGGIVAPVLFSSLADRSLAGQIAGRLFSAVGWIGVGAALYLILFIVIERGSQSFRGASVWIVLLMFLLTLASQFGIQPILAQLKAEAFPREVMESLVRDRFAAWHGISSVLYLIQSGLGGALVVLEATSPRR, from the coding sequence ATGCGGCAGATCGGACGCCCCGTTTTTGCGCTTGCGCTTACGTTGTGGGTAGGCGCCTTGTGGACCATCGGCGGCATCGTCGCCCCGGTGCTGTTTTCGAGCCTGGCGGACCGAAGCCTTGCTGGCCAGATTGCAGGTCGCCTGTTTTCGGCTGTCGGGTGGATCGGCGTTGGTGCTGCGCTCTATCTCATCCTGTTCATTGTCATTGAGCGCGGCTCCCAGTCCTTCAGGGGCGCATCCGTCTGGATCGTGTTGCTAATGTTCCTGCTCACGCTAGCCTCGCAGTTCGGCATTCAGCCGATCCTCGCCCAATTGAAGGCCGAAGCGTTTCCGCGAGAAGTGATGGAGAGCCTGGTGCGCGACCGTTTTGCTGCGTGGCACGGGATCTCGAGCGTGCTCTACCTAATCCAGAGCGGCCTCGGCGGAGCGCTCGTGGTCCTTGAAGCTACAAGCCCGCGTCGCTGA
- a CDS encoding RlmE family RNA methyltransferase, producing the protein MKRTKTSKQWMQEHVNDPWVHRAKAEGYRSRAAFKLTEIDQKDRLLAKGQVVVELGAAPGSWTQVVVKKVMPGGRVFALDLLEFAPIEGVEFIQGDFTEESVLAALEERLGGRAVDLVLSDIAPNISGIATIDQGRSIYLCELALDFAERHLMSGGNMLVKVFQGSGFDEFRKAMGRVFSQVHVRKPAASRDRSSEVYLLGLGKRQ; encoded by the coding sequence ATGAAGCGGACCAAGACCAGCAAACAGTGGATGCAGGAGCATGTGAACGACCCTTGGGTGCACCGCGCCAAGGCCGAAGGCTATCGTTCTCGCGCGGCGTTCAAGCTGACTGAAATCGACCAGAAGGACCGTTTGCTGGCCAAAGGGCAAGTTGTCGTTGAACTGGGCGCAGCTCCGGGGAGTTGGACCCAGGTGGTGGTCAAGAAAGTCATGCCGGGGGGGCGTGTCTTTGCGCTCGACCTGCTGGAGTTTGCGCCGATAGAAGGGGTGGAGTTCATCCAGGGCGACTTCACAGAGGAGTCGGTCTTGGCTGCCCTTGAAGAACGTTTGGGCGGTCGAGCGGTGGACCTTGTTCTTTCGGACATCGCCCCCAATATCTCTGGTATTGCAACGATCGATCAAGGCCGCTCGATCTACCTGTGCGAATTGGCACTTGATTTTGCAGAGCGTCACCTGATGTCGGGAGGCAACATGCTGGTCAAGGTCTTCCAGGGCTCGGGCTTTGATGAATTCCGCAAGGCAATGGGGCGGGTGTTCTCCCAAGTGCATGTTCGCAAACCGGCGGCATCGCGCGATCGGAGTTCAGAGGTCTATTTGCTGGGGCTTGGCAAGCGACAGTGA
- the ftsH gene encoding ATP-dependent zinc metalloprotease FtsH, translated as MNNLFKNLAIWLVIGIVLMTVFNQFNNRQTAQSQMEYSQFMEEAKQGRIAKVTIEGRTVRATTQDNKQITVFTPGTQDLWMVSDLMRYGVKITAKPEEEQSLLMSIFVSWFPMLLLIGVWVFFMRQMQGGGRGGAFSFGKSRARMLDESTNSITFADVAGCDEAKEEVAELVDFLRDPSKFQKLGGRIPKGVLMVGSPGTGKTLLAKAIAGEAKVPFFSISGSDFVEMFVGVGAARVRDMFENAKKQAPCIVFIDEIDAVGRQRGAGLGGGNDEREQTLNQLLVEMDGFEGQTGVIVIAATNRPDVLDPALLRPGRFDRQVVVPLPDIRGREQIIKVHMRKVPVGPDVDANVLARGTPGMSGADLANLVNEAALFAARSNKRLVDMDDFERAKDKIFMGAERKSMVIQPEEKRATAYHESGHAIIGSVLPGCDPVHKVTVIPRGRALGVTWSLPEMDRFSLYRDQMLAQICMAFGGRVAEEIFVGKVSTGASNDFERATSIARDMVTRYGMSDALGPMVYAENDGEVFLGRSITTHKNLSEATLQQVDIEIRRIVDSQYALARKILEENRDKVEAMTAALLEWETIDAEQIGDIMAGRPVRAPHASSQAKPSASDGPAGPAPSATAPA; from the coding sequence TTGAACAATCTTTTCAAGAATTTAGCGATCTGGCTGGTGATCGGCATCGTGCTGATGACGGTTTTCAACCAGTTCAACAATCGCCAGACGGCGCAAAGCCAGATGGAATACTCCCAGTTCATGGAGGAGGCGAAGCAGGGGCGGATCGCGAAGGTGACGATCGAAGGCCGCACCGTGCGAGCGACGACCCAGGACAACAAGCAGATCACGGTTTTCACGCCTGGTACCCAGGATCTGTGGATGGTGAGCGACCTTATGCGCTACGGGGTCAAGATCACCGCGAAGCCTGAAGAAGAGCAGTCGTTGTTGATGAGCATCTTCGTGTCTTGGTTCCCGATGCTGTTGCTGATCGGCGTGTGGGTCTTCTTCATGCGACAGATGCAGGGCGGTGGCCGTGGCGGCGCGTTCTCGTTCGGCAAGAGCCGTGCGCGGATGCTCGATGAATCGACAAACAGCATTACCTTCGCTGACGTTGCTGGTTGCGACGAAGCCAAGGAAGAGGTTGCCGAGCTTGTCGATTTTCTGCGCGACCCTTCGAAGTTCCAGAAACTCGGCGGCCGTATCCCCAAAGGCGTGCTGATGGTTGGATCCCCCGGCACCGGCAAGACCTTGCTTGCCAAAGCGATTGCAGGCGAGGCCAAGGTACCGTTCTTCTCAATCTCCGGTTCCGACTTCGTCGAGATGTTTGTTGGCGTCGGAGCGGCCCGGGTTCGCGACATGTTCGAGAACGCGAAGAAGCAGGCGCCCTGCATTGTGTTCATTGACGAAATCGACGCGGTTGGTCGCCAGCGCGGCGCTGGACTGGGCGGCGGCAACGACGAGCGCGAACAAACGCTGAACCAGTTGCTCGTGGAGATGGACGGTTTTGAGGGTCAAACCGGCGTTATCGTGATCGCTGCGACGAACCGCCCTGATGTTCTGGATCCTGCCCTGCTGCGTCCTGGTCGTTTCGACCGCCAGGTCGTGGTGCCGTTGCCGGATATCCGCGGACGTGAACAGATCATCAAGGTTCATATGCGCAAGGTGCCGGTAGGCCCCGACGTCGATGCCAATGTCTTGGCTCGCGGAACACCTGGAATGTCCGGTGCCGACCTTGCGAACTTGGTCAATGAGGCTGCGCTGTTCGCAGCGCGTTCGAATAAACGTCTTGTTGATATGGACGATTTTGAGCGCGCCAAGGACAAGATCTTCATGGGCGCCGAGCGCAAGTCGATGGTGATCCAGCCCGAGGAAAAGCGCGCCACTGCGTACCATGAGTCGGGGCACGCGATCATCGGTTCGGTGCTGCCCGGTTGTGATCCGGTCCACAAAGTGACCGTGATTCCGCGTGGGCGGGCGCTTGGGGTGACGTGGTCCCTGCCTGAGATGGATCGCTTCAGTCTCTATCGGGATCAAATGCTGGCGCAGATTTGTATGGCATTTGGTGGTCGTGTGGCCGAGGAAATCTTTGTCGGCAAGGTTTCCACTGGCGCTTCAAACGATTTCGAGCGTGCGACAAGCATCGCGCGAGACATGGTTACTCGCTATGGGATGTCGGACGCATTGGGGCCAATGGTTTATGCCGAAAACGACGGTGAAGTGTTCCTTGGGCGTTCGATTACGACTCACAAGAACCTTTCCGAAGCAACCCTTCAGCAGGTTGATATCGAGATCCGGAGAATCGTCGATAGCCAGTATGCGTTGGCCAGAAAGATCCTCGAAGAGAATCGCGACAAGGTTGAAGCCATGACCGCTGCGCTTCTCGAATGGGAAACGATCGACGCGGAACAGATTGGCGACATCATGGCCGGTCGCCCGGTGCGCGCACCGCACGCTTCGTCGCAAGCGAAGCCTTCGGCCTCCGATGGGCCGGCCGGACCCGCGCCAAGCGCAACTGCCCCTGCCTGA